The following are encoded together in the Tripterygium wilfordii isolate XIE 37 chromosome 3, ASM1340144v1, whole genome shotgun sequence genome:
- the LOC119985258 gene encoding guanylate kinase 2-like isoform X2 has protein sequence MGEAPALFVDYLQNGCGLKSNCCQTATVIGSKRYLIGKTVGESTMSIDVRIFDECRREWVIPTVLGKKPEQCNGHSAVSLNGDRILIIRKDSLPADSIWILEVDSKYVRDQKKVLETEVVAWSKGVIGDTEKPIVISGPSGVGKGTLISMLMKEFPSMFGFSVSHTTRAPRGMEQNGVHYHFTERIVMEKDIKDGKFLEFASVHGNLYGTSIEAVEAVADAGKRCILDIDVQGARSVRASSLEATFIFICPPSMEELEKRLRSRGTEAEEQVLKRLRNAEAEIEQGKSPGIFDHFLYNDNLEECYKNLKKLLGLDGTTAPTHRPSKVVDLPLNHTVLKADNKILIAGSENASKNLIVLDVSLLIGGAPWRTRGLHIFEVDSSSDCLNEIIQLS, from the exons ATG GGAGAGGCTCCAGCACTCTTTGTTGATTATCTGCAGAATGGTTGTGGTTTGAAATCTAATTGCTGCCAGACTGCTACTGTTATTGGCAGTAAAAGG TATTTGATTGGCAAGACAGTTGGTGAATCGACAATGTCCATTGATGTTCGAATTTTTGATGAATGTAGACGAGAGTG GGTGATTCCTACTGTGCTTGGGAAAAAACCTGAGCAATGTAATGGCCATTCGGCAGTATCTTTAAATGGTGATCGAATATTGATTATCAGGAAGGATTCTTTGCCAGCTGACAGTATTTGGATCCTTGAG GTGGACTCCAAGTATGTTAGGGATCAGAAGAAAGTGTTGGAAACTGAGGTTGTTGCATGGAGTAAGGGTGTGATTGGTGACACTGAGAAGCCAATTGTGATTAGTGGTCCTTCTGGGGTAGGTAAGGGGACACTAATATCCATGCTTATGAAGGAATTCCCATCCATGTTTGGGTTTTCAGTTAGCCATACTACTCGTGCACCGAGGGGCATGGAGCAGAATGGGGTCCATTATCATTTCACTGAACGAATTGTTATGGAGAAAGATATCAAGGATGGGAAGTTCCTTGAGTTTGCTTCGGTTCATGGAAATCTCTATGGTACCAGTATTGAAGCTGTTGAGGCTGTGGCTGATGCAGGAAAG AGATGCATTCTTGATATTGATGTTCAAGGAGCAAGGTCTGTGAGGGCTAGCTCTCTTGAAGCTACATTCATCTTTATCTGTCCACCATCAATGGAGGAGCTTGAGAAGCGCCTTCGCTCAAG GGGCACCGAAGCTGAGGAACAGGTCCTAAAGAGACTCCGAAATGCTGAAGCAGAGATTGAACAAGGGAAATCCCCAGGCATCTTTGATCATTTCTTATATAATGACAACCTCGAGGAGTGTTACAAGAATCTTAAG AAACTCTTGGGATTGGATGGAACTACAGCTCCTACCCATCGACCAT CCAAAGTGGTTGATCTGCCTTTGAACCACACAGTGTTGAAAGCTGATAACAAGATTCTGATAGCAGGAAGCGAAAATGCATCAAAGAACTT GATTGTTTTGGATGTGTCCTTGCTCATAGGAGGTGCGCCTTGGCGAACAAGGGGGCTTCATATTTTTGAGGTCGATTCATCCTCAGAttgcttgaatgaaatcattCAGCTAAGCTAA
- the LOC119989166 gene encoding remorin 4.1-like gives MLTTQSHSDDYDQSDDEHVRDIHALTPPHPQPVASRRRWDSTSGSQRSSSLSMASEVSTENFTSMSREFNALVLAGSTINADSISGGSGNNNNNSANNNTSNLRRIGENHEVPVEEEETNPLAIVLDSNPLDVPPRAAEVGGVEVSVQRVKKEEVETKISAWQNAKIAKINNRFKREDAVINGWESEQVHKATSCMKKVERKLEEKRARALEKMQNEVAKARRKAEEKRACAEAKRGTKAARVLEIANLMRAVGRPPVKRSFF, from the exons atGTTAACCACTCAGAGTCACAGTGATGACTACGATCAAAGCGATGACGAACATGTCCGCGACATCCACGCCCTGACTCCTCCACACCCTCAGCCGGTCGCCAGCCGTAGGCGTTGGGACAGTACCAGTGGCAGCCAAAGATCATCCTCTTTGTCCATGGCCAGCGAGGTCAGCACGGAAAATTTCACATCCATGAGCCGAGAATTCAACGCTCTTGTCCTCGCGGGGTCCACGATAAACGCCGACTCAATAAGTGGTGGCAGTGGCAACAACAATAACAACTCCGCCAACAATAATACTAGTAATCTGCGCAGGATTGGGGAGAATCATGAGGTTcctgtggaggaggaggagactaATCCTTTAGCGATTGTTCTGGATAGTAATCCGTTAGATGTTCCGCCACGGGCGGCGGAGGTGGGAGGTGTTGAGGTGTCGGTGCAGAGGGTGAAGAAAGAGGAGGTGGAGACGAAGATATCGGCGTGGCAGAACGCCAAGATTGCGAAGATTAATAACAGGTTTAAGAGAGAGGATGCTGTGATTAATGGTTGGGAATCTGAGCAAGTCCACAAGGCTACTTCTTGCATGAAGAAAGTTGAG AGGAAATTGGAGGAAAAAAGAGCAAGAGCACTAGAGAAGATGCAGAATGAGGTGGcaaaagcaagaagaaaagCAGAGGAGAAGAGGGCTTGTGCTGAGGCTAAGAGAGGAACAAAAGCTGCTAGGGTTCTTGAAATAGCCAACTTAATGAGAGCTGTTGGTAGACCCCCTGTCAAGCGCTCTTTCTTTTAA
- the LOC119995608 gene encoding cytochrome P450 705A12-like, whose product MATIIDLMQYSFLFLMSILFLLTIQFLIQIFINKRGKVRHPPSPQALPLFGHIHLLSSSLPKSFQTLARKYGPLMQIRIYTSTFLVVSNPNIAEEILKTQDIYFGTRFETCPTDYNIYRGSGFIASPFGAYWRFMRKLSMTKLFNGPQLNRFNHIREQEIETLLKFLMDCSRRGATCDLNLELESLMNNIICRMVMSKRFSNNAIGAKQLKKLVAEVMDVSARFGVNQVFGFLKKFDILGTGKMLKAVMLQYDELLEEIMKEYEENILVHQDGSRNEEKDVMDILLETYRDPNAEVKITRNQIKFFIMELLFASIDTTSAAIQWAMAELINSPSIFKKLREEINSVVGSNRLVKESDVPDLPYLQSVIKESLRLHPPSTFLRRECTKDCKINGYDVNAGSRIMINVYGIMRDPDSWNDPGKFMPERFMESNGQDFRYLPFGGGRRGCVGTKLSYLVMNATIGALVQCFDWQVKDGERVDIRVGAGFTGAMTVPMLCYPITCFDPFH is encoded by the exons ATGGCAACTATTATTGATCTTATGCAATACTCTTTCTTGTTTCTCATGTCAATACTTTTCCTTCTCACAATACAATTCCTCATCCAAATATTCATAAACAAACGGGGAAAGGTCCGGCACCCACCAAGCCCACAAGCACTACCTCTCTTTGGTCATATCCATCTATTAAGCTCTAGTTTGCCCAAATCATTCCAAACCCTAGCTCGCAAATACGGACCCCTAATGCAAATACGTATATATACATCCACATTTCTTGTTGTCTCCAATCCCAACATTGCCGAAGAAATCCTTAAAACACAGGACATTTATTTTGGTACTAGGTTTGAGACTTGTCCAACCGACTACAATATCTATCGAGGGTCAGGGTTCATTGCAAGTCCATTTGGTGCATATTGGCGGTTCATGAGAAAGCTTAGCATGACCAAGCTTTTCAATGGACCACAGCTCAATCGGTTCAATCATATTCGCGAACAGGAGATCGAGACACTCTTGAAGTTCCTGATGGATTGCTCGAGGCGAGGAGCGACATGCGATTTGAATTTGGAGCTCGAGAGCTTAATGAATAACATAATATGTCGGATGGTAATGAGCAAGAGATTCTCAAATAATGCTATTGGGGCTAAGCAGCTCAAGAAGTTGGTGGCCGAGGTTATGGATGTTTCAGCCAGGTTTGGTGTCAATCAAGTGTTTGGTTTCTTGAAGAAATTTGACATTTTGGGTACTGGGAAGATGTTAAAGGCAGTGATGTTGCAGTATGATGAGTTGTTAGAGGAGATCATGAAGGAGTACGAAGAAAATATTCTGGTTCATCAGGATGGAtcaagaaatgaagagaaagatgtGATGGATATTTTGTTGGAAACATATAGAGACCCTAATGCTGAAGTCAAGATAACAAGAAATCAGATCAAGTTTTTCATTATG GAGCTACTGTTTGCAAGTATTGACACAACTTCGGCAGCAATTCAATGGGCAATGGCAGAGCTGATCAACAGTCCTAGTATATTCAAGAAGCTAAGAGAAGAGATCAACTCAGTAGTGGGGTCCAATAGGCTAGTCAAAGAATCAGACGTCCCAGATCTCCCTTACTTGCAATCAGTCATAAAGGAATCACTAAGGCTACATCCTCCATCAACCTTCTTACGTCGAGAATGCACCAAGGATTGCAAGATCAATGGTTATGATGTGAATGCCGGATCTAGAATTATGATCAACGTCTATGGTATCATGCGGGACCCAGACTCATGGAACGATCCTGGTAAGTTCATGCCCGAGAGGTTTATGGAATCCAACGGCCAGGATTTTCGTTACCTACCATTTGGTGGTGGAAGAAGAGGTTGTGTTGGTACCAAGCTTTCTTATCTTGTGATGAATGCAACGATTGGAGCCTTGGTTCAATGCTTTGATTGGCAAGTCAAGGATGGGGAGAGAGTTGATATTAGGGTTGGGGCTGGATTCACTGGAGCCATGACTGTCCCTATGTTATGTTACCCCATCACATGTTTTGATCCCTTTCATTAG
- the LOC119994978 gene encoding calcium-dependent protein kinase 7-like, translated as MGNCCATPQTDDYETKKRGKKKNPFSLHHGNNDADGGFKLVVLKEPTGFEIEKRYQLGRELGRGEFGVTYLCTDKETGEKFACKTISKKKLRSAVDIEDVRREVEIMKHLPEHPNIVSLKDTYEDDHAVHLVMELCEGGELFDRIVSRGHYTERAAAAVAKTIVEVVQSCHQHGVIHRDLKPENFLFANKKETALLKAIDFGLSVFFRPGETFNEIVGSPYYMAPEVLKRNYGPEVDVWSAGVILYILLCGVPPFWAETEQGVAQAIIRSVIDFKREPWPKVSENAKDLVRKMLDPDPKHRLTAQQVLEHPWLVNAKKAPNVSLGEAVRARLKQFSVMNKLKKRALKVIAEHLSVEEIADVKEGFDVMDVNKSGKINIDDLRVGLHKLGHQMNHTDLQTLMEAADVDRDGYLNYSEFATISIHLKRVGDDEHLQKAFEFFDQNQSEYIEHEELRDALADELHSHSNGEEVINGIMHEVDTDKDGRISYEEFAAMMKAGTDWRKASRQYSRERFNSLSLNLMKDGSLKLI; from the exons ATGGGAAACTGCTGTGCGACGCCACAGACCGACGATTACGAGACCAAGAAgagaggaaagaagaagaatccgTTTTCCCTTCACCATGGAAACAATGACGCCGACGGAGGGTTCAAGCTTGTCGTGCTCAAGGAGCCTACGGGCTTTGAAATCGAGAAGAGGTACCAGCTGGGCCGAGAGCTTGGGAGGGGAGAATTTGGTGTTACGTACCTCTGTACGGACAAGGAGACCGGTGAGAAATTCGCTTGCAAAACGATATCGAAGAAGAAGCTGAGGTCGGCGGTGGATATTGAGGACGTGAGAAGAGAAGTGGAGATCATGAAGCACTTGCCTGAGCACCCGAACATAGTCTCCCTGAAGGATACTTACGAGGACGACCACGCGGTGCATTTGGTGATGGAGCTTTGTGAAGGAGGAGAGCTCTTCGATAGGATCGTCTCTAGAGGGCATTACACAGAGCGTGCGGCGGCTGCCGTTGCTAAGACGATTGTGGAGGTGGTTCAG AGTTGTCACCAGCATGGAGTGATACACCGAGATCTCAAACCTGAGAACTTTTTATTTGCCAACAAGAAAGAGACTGCATTGTTGAAGGCAATTGACTTTGGGCTATCAGTGTTTTTTAGACCTG GTGAGACATTCAATGAGATAGTTGGCAGTCCATACTACATGGCTCCTGAGGTGCTAAAAAGGAATTATGGCCCAGAAGTTGATGTCTGGAGTGCTGGTGTCATCCTGTACATCTTACTTTGTGGCGTCCCACCGTTTTGGGCAG AAACTGAGCAAGGAGTTGCACAAGCAATTATTCGATCTGTTATAGACTTCAAGAGGGAACCCTGGCCTAAAGTTTCTGAGAATGCCAAAGACCTTGTGAGGAAGATGCTAGATCCTGATCCAAAGCATCGGCTTACAGCACAGCAAGTGCTAG AACATCCTTGGTTAGTGAATGCTAAGAAGGCTCCCAATGTTTCCTTAGGTGAGGCTGTGAGAGCAAGGCTCAAGCAATTCTCTGTAATGAACAAACTCAAGAAAAGAGCCCTGAAG GTGATAGCTGAGCATTTGTCAGTGGAGGAAATTGCTGACGTAAAGGAGGGATTTGATGTGATGGATGTCAATAAAAGTGGCAAGATCAACATTGACGATCTTAGAGTTGGTTTGCACAAACTTGGTCACCAGATGAATCATACAGATCTTCAAACACTAATGGAAGCT GCTGATGTAGATCGTGATGGATACCTGAACTACAGTGAATTTGCAACTATTTCTATTCACCTAAAGAGAGTGGGTGATGATGAGCACCTTCAAAAAGCCTTCGAATTCTTTGATCAAAACCAAAGTGAGTACATTGAGCATGAGGAGTTAAGGGATGCTTTAGCTGACGAATTACATTCACATTCAAATGGCGAAGAAGTCATTAATGGAATCATGCATGAGGTAGACACAGACAAG GATGGACGGATTAGTTACGAGGAGTTTGCAGCAATGATGAAAGCGGGTACAGATTGGAGAAAAGCATCCAGGCAGTACTCTCGAGAACGGTTCAATAGTCTGAGTCTGAACTTGATGAAAGATGGATCGCTGAAATTGATCTAG
- the LOC119985258 gene encoding guanylate kinase 2-like isoform X1 — translation MGEAPALFVDYLQNGCGLKSNCCQTATVIGSKRYLIGKTVGESTMSIDVRIFDECRREWVIPTVLGKKPEQCNGHSAVSLNGDRILIIRKDSLPADSIWILEVDSKYVRDQKKVLETEVVAWSKGVIGDTEKPIVISGPSGVGKGTLISMLMKEFPSMFGFSVSHTTRAPRGMEQNGVHYHFTERIVMEKDIKDGKFLEFASVHGNLYGTSIEAVEAVADAGKRCILDIDVQGARSVRASSLEATFIFICPPSMEELEKRLRSRGTEAEEQVLKRLRNAEAEIEQGKSPGIFDHFLYNDNLEECYKNLKKLLGLDGTTAPTHRPSAKVVDLPLNHTVLKADNKILIAGSENASKNLIVLDVSLLIGGAPWRTRGLHIFEVDSSSDCLNEIIQLS, via the exons ATG GGAGAGGCTCCAGCACTCTTTGTTGATTATCTGCAGAATGGTTGTGGTTTGAAATCTAATTGCTGCCAGACTGCTACTGTTATTGGCAGTAAAAGG TATTTGATTGGCAAGACAGTTGGTGAATCGACAATGTCCATTGATGTTCGAATTTTTGATGAATGTAGACGAGAGTG GGTGATTCCTACTGTGCTTGGGAAAAAACCTGAGCAATGTAATGGCCATTCGGCAGTATCTTTAAATGGTGATCGAATATTGATTATCAGGAAGGATTCTTTGCCAGCTGACAGTATTTGGATCCTTGAG GTGGACTCCAAGTATGTTAGGGATCAGAAGAAAGTGTTGGAAACTGAGGTTGTTGCATGGAGTAAGGGTGTGATTGGTGACACTGAGAAGCCAATTGTGATTAGTGGTCCTTCTGGGGTAGGTAAGGGGACACTAATATCCATGCTTATGAAGGAATTCCCATCCATGTTTGGGTTTTCAGTTAGCCATACTACTCGTGCACCGAGGGGCATGGAGCAGAATGGGGTCCATTATCATTTCACTGAACGAATTGTTATGGAGAAAGATATCAAGGATGGGAAGTTCCTTGAGTTTGCTTCGGTTCATGGAAATCTCTATGGTACCAGTATTGAAGCTGTTGAGGCTGTGGCTGATGCAGGAAAG AGATGCATTCTTGATATTGATGTTCAAGGAGCAAGGTCTGTGAGGGCTAGCTCTCTTGAAGCTACATTCATCTTTATCTGTCCACCATCAATGGAGGAGCTTGAGAAGCGCCTTCGCTCAAG GGGCACCGAAGCTGAGGAACAGGTCCTAAAGAGACTCCGAAATGCTGAAGCAGAGATTGAACAAGGGAAATCCCCAGGCATCTTTGATCATTTCTTATATAATGACAACCTCGAGGAGTGTTACAAGAATCTTAAG AAACTCTTGGGATTGGATGGAACTACAGCTCCTACCCATCGACCAT CAGCCAAAGTGGTTGATCTGCCTTTGAACCACACAGTGTTGAAAGCTGATAACAAGATTCTGATAGCAGGAAGCGAAAATGCATCAAAGAACTT GATTGTTTTGGATGTGTCCTTGCTCATAGGAGGTGCGCCTTGGCGAACAAGGGGGCTTCATATTTTTGAGGTCGATTCATCCTCAGAttgcttgaatgaaatcattCAGCTAAGCTAA
- the LOC119985258 gene encoding guanylate kinase 2-like isoform X3, with the protein MGEAPALFVDYLQNGCGLKSNCCQTATVIGSKRYLIGKTVGESTMSIDVRIFDECRREWVIPTVLGKKPEQCNGHSAVSLNGDRILIIRKDSLPADSIWILEVDSKYVRDQKKVLETEVVAWSKGVIGDTEKPIVISGPSGVGKGTLISMLMKEFPSMFGFSVSHTTRAPRGMEQNGVHYHFTERIVMEKDIKDGKFLEFASVHGNLYGTSIEAVEAVADAGKRCILDIDVQGARSVRASSLEATFIFICPPSMEELEKRLRSRGTEAEEQVLKRLRNAEAEIEQGKSPGIFDHFLYNDNLEECYKNLKDCFGCVLAHRRCALANKGASYF; encoded by the exons ATG GGAGAGGCTCCAGCACTCTTTGTTGATTATCTGCAGAATGGTTGTGGTTTGAAATCTAATTGCTGCCAGACTGCTACTGTTATTGGCAGTAAAAGG TATTTGATTGGCAAGACAGTTGGTGAATCGACAATGTCCATTGATGTTCGAATTTTTGATGAATGTAGACGAGAGTG GGTGATTCCTACTGTGCTTGGGAAAAAACCTGAGCAATGTAATGGCCATTCGGCAGTATCTTTAAATGGTGATCGAATATTGATTATCAGGAAGGATTCTTTGCCAGCTGACAGTATTTGGATCCTTGAG GTGGACTCCAAGTATGTTAGGGATCAGAAGAAAGTGTTGGAAACTGAGGTTGTTGCATGGAGTAAGGGTGTGATTGGTGACACTGAGAAGCCAATTGTGATTAGTGGTCCTTCTGGGGTAGGTAAGGGGACACTAATATCCATGCTTATGAAGGAATTCCCATCCATGTTTGGGTTTTCAGTTAGCCATACTACTCGTGCACCGAGGGGCATGGAGCAGAATGGGGTCCATTATCATTTCACTGAACGAATTGTTATGGAGAAAGATATCAAGGATGGGAAGTTCCTTGAGTTTGCTTCGGTTCATGGAAATCTCTATGGTACCAGTATTGAAGCTGTTGAGGCTGTGGCTGATGCAGGAAAG AGATGCATTCTTGATATTGATGTTCAAGGAGCAAGGTCTGTGAGGGCTAGCTCTCTTGAAGCTACATTCATCTTTATCTGTCCACCATCAATGGAGGAGCTTGAGAAGCGCCTTCGCTCAAG GGGCACCGAAGCTGAGGAACAGGTCCTAAAGAGACTCCGAAATGCTGAAGCAGAGATTGAACAAGGGAAATCCCCAGGCATCTTTGATCATTTCTTATATAATGACAACCTCGAGGAGTGTTACAAGAATCTTAAG GATTGTTTTGGATGTGTCCTTGCTCATAGGAGGTGCGCCTTGGCGAACAAGGGGGCTTCATATTTTTGA